One genomic window of Cricetulus griseus strain 17A/GY chromosome 3, alternate assembly CriGri-PICRH-1.0, whole genome shotgun sequence includes the following:
- the Ndn gene encoding necdin, translating to MSEQSKDLSDPNFAPDAANSEVQESSEIPVGVPPPTSPAAIVAEAPEAPEGPMAARQASPPPPERLEDIDPKILEQAIEEGRAHNPDSPVRQLPTPPAPAQVVQKAHELMWYVLVKDQKRMVLWFPDMVKDVMGSYKKWCRSILRRTSLILARVFGLHLRLTNIHTMEFALVKALSPAELDRVALNNRMPMTGLLLMILSLIYVKGRGAREGAVWNVLHILGLRPWKKHSTFGDVRKIITEEFVQQNYLKYQLVPHSDPPEYEFFWGSRANREITKMQIMEFLARVFKKDPQAWPSRYREALEQARALREANLAAHCPRSSVSGD from the coding sequence ATGTCGGAACAAAGTAAGGACTTGAGCGACCCTAACTTTGCACCTGATGCCGCCAACTCCGAGGTGCAGGAGAGCTCTGAGATTCCGGTGGGGGTCCCTCCTCCCACATCTCCAGCCGCGATCGTCGCAGAGGCACCAGAAGCTCCTGAAGGCCCTATGGCAGCCCGGCAGGCCTCGCCGCCGCCTCCAGAAAGGTTAGAAGATATTGACCCTAAGATTCTGGAGCAGGCCATAGAGGAGGGCCGCGCCCACAATCCCGATAGCCCGGTCCGTCAGCTGCCAACACCACCCGCCCCGGCCCAGGTGGTGCAGAAGGCGCACGAGCTCATGTGGTACGTGTTGGTCAAGGACCAGAAGAGGATGGTCCTCTGGTTCCCAGACATGGTGAAAGATGTCATGGGCAGCTACAAGAAATGGTGCAGAAGCATCCTCCGGCGCACCAGCCTCATCCTTGCCAGAGTTTTTGGGCTGCACCTGAGGCTGACCAATATCCACACGATGGAGTTCGCCCTGGTCAAAGCCCTCAGCCCAGCAGAACTGGACAGAGTGGCGCTGAACAACCGTATGCCCATGACAGGCCTCCTGCTCATGATCCTGAGCCTCATCTACGTGAAGGGCCGCGGGGCCAGAGAGGGAGCCGTCTGGAATGTGCTGCACATCCTGGGACTGAGGCCCTGGAAGAAGCACTCCACCTTCGGAGACGTGAGGAAGATTATCACCGAGGAGTTCGTCCAGCAGAATTACCTGAAGTACCAGCTTGTTCCCCACAGCGATCCTCCTGAGTACGAGTTCTTCTGGGGGTCCAGAGCCAACCGTGAAATCACCAAGATGCAGATTATGGAGTTCCTGGCCAGGGTCTTTAAGAAAGATCCCCAGGCTTGGCCCTCCCGCTACCGAGAGGCTCTGGAGCAGGCCAGAGCTCTGCGGGAGGCTAATCTTGCTGCCCACTGCCCCCGCAGCAGTGTCTCTGGTGATTAG